In Phacochoerus africanus isolate WHEZ1 chromosome 1, ROS_Pafr_v1, whole genome shotgun sequence, the following are encoded in one genomic region:
- the TFF3 gene encoding trefoil factor 3 — MEARMFWLLVVVLALASFSSAGEYVGLSANQCAVPAKDRVDCGYPQVTPQQCNNRGCCFDSSIPGVPWCFKPLQETECTF; from the exons ATGGAGGCCAGGATGTTCTggctgctggtggtggtgctggCCTTGGCGTCCTTCAGCTCTGCCGGGGAGTATGTGGGCCTGT CGGCGAACCAGTGTGCCGTCCCTGCCAAGGACAGGGTGGACTGCGGCTACCCCCAGGTCACCCCCCAGCAGTGCAACAACCGGGGCTGCTGCTTCGACTCCAGCATCCCCGGGGTGCCCTGGTGCTTCAAGCCCCTGCAGGAAACAG AATGCACCTTCTGA